A region from the Neomonachus schauinslandi chromosome 2, ASM220157v2, whole genome shotgun sequence genome encodes:
- the LOC110588596 gene encoding 60S ribosomal protein L21-like, translating into MTNTKGKRRGTCYMFSRPFGKHGAKRKHGAVPLATYMRIYKKGDIVDIKGMGTVQKGMPHKCYHGKTGRVYNVTQHAVGIVVNKQVKGKILAKRINVRIEHIKHPKSRDSLLKHVKENDQKKKEAKEKCIWVQLKHEAALPREAHFVRTNGKEPELLEPIPYEFMA; encoded by the exons atgaccaacacaaagggaaagaggagaggtaccTGCTATATGTTCTCTAGGCCTTTTGGAAAACATGgagct aaaagaaaacatggagcTGTTCCTTTGGCCACATACATGCGAATCTATAAGAAAGGTGATATTGTGGACATCAAGGGAATGGGCACTGTTCAAAAAGGAATGCCCCACAAATGTTACCATGGCAAAACTGGAAGAGTCTACAATGTTACTCAGCATGCTGTTGGCATTGTTGTAAACAAACAAGTTAAGGGCAagattcttgccaagagaatTAATGTACGCATTGAGCATATTAAACACCCAAAGAGCCGAGATAGCCTCCTGAAGcatgtgaaggaaaatgatcagaaaaagaaggaagccaaagagaaatgtATTTGGGTTCAACTGAAGCACGAGGCTGCCCTACCCAGAGAAGCACACTTTGTGAGAACCAATGGAAAGGAGCCCGAACTGCTGGAACCCATTCCCTATGAATTCATGGcatga